In the Rhizobium sp. SSA_523 genome, CCATTGTCGAACGCAAAAGAGCGGACGGTTCAGCCGTCTATGTAGCTCAGATCCTTCTGAAACAGAAGGGCAAGATCGTGTTCCGCGAAGGCCGCACCTTCACAAGAAAGCCCGCGGCTGCCGATTGGATCAAACTTCGTGAGGAGGAGCTACGGCGCCCGGGCGGGCTAGAGGCCGTGCAGAAACGGAAGAGCCAACACATCACGCTCTCTGATGCCATTGATCGGTATCTGCAGGAGAACGAGAAGGGCATCGGTCGTACCAAAGCCCAGGTTCTTCGTACCATAAAAGGGTACGACATTGCCGCGATGAGCTGCGAGGCGATTCGCTCAGAGCATATTTTCGAGTTCGCTAGGACGCTCCGCCAGAAAGTCGCACCCCAGACGGTTGGGAATTACCTGTCGCACCTCAGCGCGATTTTCACCCTTGCTCGGCCTGCATGGGGGATTCCGCTGGACGAGCAAGCGATGAAAGACGCGCAGGTTGTCAGCAAACGGATGGGGACAGCATCGAAGTCAAAAGAGCGAGACCGGCGCCCTACGATCGTGGAGCTGGACAAGCTGCTCGAGCATTTCACCGACCGTGCCAAGCGATCTCCTAAATCGGCACCAATGACCGAACTGATCCTCTTCGCCCTGTTCTCGGCTCGCCGCCAGGAGGAGATCACGCGACTATGCTGGGATGACCTCGACGAAGAGCACAGCCGAATACTTGTCCGCGACATGAAGCACCCAGGGCAAAAGATCGGGAACGACCAGTGGTGCGACTTGGTCCCCGAAGCGCTTGCGATCATCAAGCGCCAACCGAAGAAGGACGCCAGGATCTTTCCGTACGGAACGGATGCAATAAGCGCCTCGTTCACCCGCGCATGCCCCGTCCTTGGAATCGTGGATCTCCGGTTCCACGACCTCCGGCATGAAGGGATCAGCAGATTGGCCGAACTGGGATGGTCGATCCCGCATATGGCAGCAGTCTCCGGCCACCGGTCGTGGGTGTCGCTCAAGCGTTACACGCACATCCGAACTCGGACGGATAAGTATGACGGCTGGAAGTGGAGACCGACACGGCCGAATGAAGCGGACACAACTATGAAGGAAACCACCGTTGGAGCTTGAGCAATTCGAAATCCAGCTTGCCGAGATCATCGGCAGGCCAACGAACCTGCGTCCCTTCGTCTGCGAAGGCTCACCGCTCGACTGCAGCGTCTTCATCGTGGGATACAACCCGGCGACTAAGCTAGACGGAGACTGGTGGAGATTTTGGACGCCAGGCCATGGGTACGAAAAACGACAATGGCTGGATGAGTACCTCGCGCAGCGGAAAGAGGTAAGCAAAACGCGGGCCAGGATGCAGCATATCGGTGACCAACTCAGAGGATATAATATCCTTGAAGCTAACATCGATGCGCGACCATCTGCCAAAAAATCAGAATACCCGAGGCCGATCACAGAGCCATTTGACTTTTTGATGAGTGCGTGCCGGCCCAAACTTGTTATAGCACACGGAGTAGACGCTGTTGAACATCTTCAGCAATGGAAGGACAGATGCGCTGTGATTGAGTGTTCGCACTTCATCTACGTAGGAAAAGCTCGCGCAGCTGAAATTGTAGCAGAGGCAAAAGAGGTCCTTTATAGCTGAGACCTAATAGTTGCCGTTGGGTTAGCGGCATCTAGCCTTGGCGTTGTTAACGGCGGGAAATCGCGTCCCACCGCGGCTCCGCTGGCTGAACAATCTCAACGCTCCTCCGCCTCAACAAGCAAAGCCTTCTCCTCATCTGTCAGGACATGAGGCTGGATAAAGAGGACCGGCTCCGCCCACTCCACCGTCTGGTTGATCATCTGTTGCCCGTTGATGGTCGACAGGTCCCACTTGTTCGGGTCCCAGGCCTGCTTGACGATCCTGGTCAGTATCCGTCCGTTGGGCAGCTTCACCAAGCACAGCTTGCCATTGAGGTCCGCCGTCGGTTTGCTCTTGTCATCGTTGTAGTAGAGCATCCACCCGTCTTGGATCGCACCCATGCTGTGGCCACGATGAACTCGGATAGCCATGGATGGGCCAAAGGTCGGGATCGGAACGTGCGTGATCGGCTTGGACATGCGAGGACTCCGGACGGCCCGCTGTTCGGCTGGCGGGCAAAAACGAAAAAAGGCCCTCGACACCCGATTAGGGCGCCGAGGGCGAAAGAGTTTAGATATTAGGAAGCGCTGCTATGCAACAGCCGCCGGCGCTCGGCCGCTCGTCGCGACCAGCATTGAGCGGGAAATTGCCTGCTGCTCATATCCAAGAGATCTGGGAATCAGCAGAGGTTCAGTCGTCTCGACCAGCCGAACCTGCATGCCGAGATAGAAGCCGATCAAGATCAGCGCTGCTGCTCCGATCACGGTCACCCACCAGCTTCTCGTTAGGACGATTCCATCCTTTTGGAAGGCCGGACCCGCCTGCATGAGAACGAAACCGGCCGCGTGGCAGAAGCGGCCGAAGTTAGCTGACGCTGATCCGATCCAGTCTGTTGGCTGGCCAAGCCAGCTCCAGGCGAGGGCATATGTCCCGGAGAACACGGAGCCGAGGGCGAACATGAAGAAGCCGAAGATTGCCAGATGGCTCCCCCGGCCGCGCCCGAACTCATCGGAGCTCCGCTTCTTCTTCACCACCACCCTCCACGCTTCCGGAGTGTATTCCGCCAGAGCAACCGCCGAGGTGATCATCACGGCAAGTGCCATGACGATAGAGAGAAGCGGATTGCCGGCCAGCGGGGCCAGGACCCAATAGCCGGCGCCGACTAGGATGGTCACCCAAAGCAGCGGGTTAGTTTTCAGGTCTACCACGGGGGTTCTCCATCATGATCATTGCATGCGTCATCGTGTTCATGATCCGAGAACTCGACTCCACAATCTGCTCGTATTGCCGGACCTCTCCTCTCAAAAGCTGCTGGTTTGTCTCCAACTCGGCTCGCTCCCTATCGAGGACGCGCTCGCGATCTTCGCGGTGAGCGCGCGTCTTCTTGTCGATGAATAGTCTCTCAAGAATGCCGGCCAGGTTCATGCCCGCATCCTTTCACGATCCCGAACCACCTCGATCAAGGTCGTGGTGGCTTGCGTGTTGGCGCGAAGCTGCTCCGTGTTCGCAGTCAGTGCTGCCCGGTTGGCTTCGTTCTCGGCCGCATATTTGCGGACATCGGCAAGGTGAGCATCGGTCCGCGTGTCCTTGTCCTTCAGGATAGCTCGGATCCACAGGACGAGAGCGACGATGACAAGGCCGAGGATAATCAGAAGCGGGCCAAACACCGGGCTCGCATCCATGATCTTCTTCCCGGCGTCGGTGATGAGCTGGTCATTCATCGCTCGCCCCTCGCCTTCCGCGCCCCCTCGTCGAGGCGCTCCCATTCCGTGGCCAGTGCGTCCAGATCCGGCGAAGGCTCGGCGCCCTCGAGGTAGCGGAGGATCGCTTGTTGCTTTGCGGCTGACGTCGGCGCCGGGCAAACTCGGGCAAGGTCAACCGCCGAGGCTACCGGGCCGGAGGCGCTGACGCAGCCGGCCAGCCACATCGGCAGCAGTGCCGCGATCGGCCATGTCGTTCTGGTGCTGAACATCTGCACCCTCCTGGATCTTCCGCTGAGTCTCCAGGGCGGCTTCCGTCGCCCATGCTTTTTTCAGATCGCGGTCCCGCCGCCAGTCCGCCAGCGCTTCCTTGAGAAACGAGACGACGAGACCGCTGACAAAGGACAGGAGGGCGCTAACCATCGGCCGGCGCCGGCTTATAGTCGAAGGGCTCCATCTCCCCAACTACCGCTGCCGAAATGCCAGTCGGTAGCTTTGCCTGCACCATCTCACGGACGCGCGCCGGCGTCAGGCCGAAGTGCGTGAGTGCATCCGGCACCGACTGCTGGACGTAGGCGACCGCAGCAGCAAGCGCCTGGTTTTTCAGGTTGACGTCTTTCGCGTCGAGGTACCCGCCGACTTTGTTGAGCCCGTAGTTAGCCCCGTTTGCCAGAGCCATCTGCAGAGCTTCCCGGTGCTTTGCTTCGATCTGCATGCCGGTCAGCTTCGTCACCTTGGCGCTGAGCCAGGCCACGAAGAAGGCGATCAGCACGGAGACCAACTCCACGATGTAGGGCTCGAGGACGTGGAAGAATCCACCCACATTGGCGGTGGCGCCGTCCTGCGCCAATGCCACATAGGGCACGAGAAGCAGGGCTGCGAAGAAGAGGGTGGCGATTGCCAGGTATTTGCGGAGCATGTCTGTCGTCTCCAAAAAAAATGCCGCTGGACGGCGGCTTGTGCTGAGGGTTTGCTCGACCGCCTATTGTCAGTCTTCCTTTGTCGAGTAGCTGCCGGTGAACGTGGTCATCGACATCTGCTCGGTCGGGAACTGATAGGTGGCCGGGAAGCGCATCGCGGTGATGTCCGACTTCCGGATCTTCACGATGCTGATGCTGTTGGACTGATTGCCGCCGAGCGCGTGGACGGCCGTCTTGTCGTGGCCGACCAGCGTGAACACATGGTTCCCGCCCGGCCGCGCCTTCACGCCAATGGCGCCAAGGTAATATTCATCCCGTTGAACCGGGACGCCGAACTTCAGCCAGTTGGCGGCCCAATAGGGGTTCACCACCATGGGCTCCCGCGGGAGGGTCAGCGCGATGATCGTTTCCATAAAGTCGCCGCACCAGGGAAGCTTTGCGGGGTCGCCGAGGGCGTGACCGTCACTTGCGAGGTAGGCCCGCAGCTCTTTGTTGTTCGTCTTCTCGTGCAGACCCTTCTTCCGGAGCCCCTCCAGGATCCACGGAGGCGTCACATGAACCTCCTTTGCATCGAGATTCAGGGCGGCGATCGTGATCGGACCAATCGTGCCGGGCCACTTGATCGGCAGCCCCTTGTCAGCCTGGAACTTCGCAACGGCCGAGGTGGTGAACCTCCCAGATATGCCGTCGGCACCGGCCGGGCCCAGGTCGTAGCCGAGATCAATCAGCCGCTGCTGCACGGCCTTCAAAGTGCTGTCCATCGTTCATGTCCTTTTAGAAGAAAAAGCCCGCCGGTTGGGCGGGCTGAAAGGCGAGCTCAGTCGTAGAGCTTCCGGAATGGAATGGGCGTCTCCTGTTTCGGGATAGGCGGGAGCACGATCACCAGGCCCGGGGGCAGGAGCATCCCCCTTTCCGACAGGCCTCGGTTTGCCTCATAGAGGGCCTCGGTGTTCTTGAGATGCCGGCCGTAGTAGCTGTGCGCGATCTGGTCGACACGGTCTCCCTCAATCGTGACATAGCGGTCGATGCCGTCAGCACCGGTCACAATTCGCTCCCTCATAGCTCGTCCTCTCCTTCAATCAGCTCCTCAGCGCTCGGGGCTGACGATGATCTTGACCCGCTCTCCGGTCGAGGCTCCGGCTTGGACCCGCACTGGAGCGAGACGGTGTAGGGCGAGCTGGCAGACAGATTATGGGTGGCGGTTTTGATCCACCATTGCCCGTCGACCCGAGACCTCACTCCCTGCACATCGGCCCACGCTTCCGCCTGGGCAAATGGATCTCCATCGATCTCGAACGAAGCGTCGGCCTGCATGCGGAGTAGCTCCTTGGCGTGAGCTTCCGCTGCCTCCTTGGCTTCCGACTCGCTCTGGAACGGCGTGCGCAAGAGGAATTTCGGTCCTTGCATGCCGGTCTGCACAGTCACGATCTC is a window encoding:
- a CDS encoding site-specific integrase; the protein is MGTIVERKRADGSAVYVAQILLKQKGKIVFREGRTFTRKPAAADWIKLREEELRRPGGLEAVQKRKSQHITLSDAIDRYLQENEKGIGRTKAQVLRTIKGYDIAAMSCEAIRSEHIFEFARTLRQKVAPQTVGNYLSHLSAIFTLARPAWGIPLDEQAMKDAQVVSKRMGTASKSKERDRRPTIVELDKLLEHFTDRAKRSPKSAPMTELILFALFSARRQEEITRLCWDDLDEEHSRILVRDMKHPGQKIGNDQWCDLVPEALAIIKRQPKKDARIFPYGTDAISASFTRACPVLGIVDLRFHDLRHEGISRLAELGWSIPHMAAVSGHRSWVSLKRYTHIRTRTDKYDGWKWRPTRPNEADTTMKETTVGA
- a CDS encoding tail protein X — its product is MRERIVTGADGIDRYVTIEGDRVDQIAHSYYGRHLKNTEALYEANRGLSERGMLLPPGLVIVLPPIPKQETPIPFRKLYD
- a CDS encoding peptidoglycan-binding protein; the protein is MDSTLKAVQQRLIDLGYDLGPAGADGISGRFTTSAVAKFQADKGLPIKWPGTIGPITIAALNLDAKEVHVTPPWILEGLRKKGLHEKTNNKELRAYLASDGHALGDPAKLPWCGDFMETIIALTLPREPMVVNPYWAANWLKFGVPVQRDEYYLGAIGVKARPGGNHVFTLVGHDKTAVHALGGNQSNSISIVKIRKSDITAMRFPATYQFPTEQMSMTTFTGSYSTKED